A section of the Roseivirga sp. BDSF3-8 genome encodes:
- a CDS encoding BamA/TamA family outer membrane protein, with product MVKASFLVILLLSLFSGVALAQTNESAPEDIPLPSLPDTLSSQRPVKIDHIFILGNRRTRPSIILREVDVTEGEVYRRDALVEILEADRNKIFNTSLFTTVRVSIVDVGPYKVDIIISLQERWYTFPVPIFSLADRNFNDWWVNQEGDLSRVEYGLKFYQYNMRGRNERLKLQAQFGFTQKFELGYRMPYIDRAQKNGLNLRLSYLENNSVAYQTLEHKLVFLDLERPIKEQWNAAIEWRHRNSFYTSHNVELAYRQRTIADTLAMVNPGYFLEGQTRQRYFYLEYRFTHDKRDIRAYPLHGYLLNLSASRYGLGMWDDIDLTRLNADYVKFWELDKNLFFSNDVGVQVSLPERQPYNNFAGLGYSQSLVRGYELYVIPGQHYFLNRSTLRLRLFEGEKSLGKLMPLKQFRNIPIAIYLKTYLDQGYVVSDNFFPGNEQFSNTWLGGTGIGLDIVTFYDGVIRLEYSLNNAGEAGFFLHMNADF from the coding sequence ATGGTAAAAGCTAGTTTTCTGGTAATTTTACTTCTCTCTTTGTTTTCCGGTGTGGCGCTCGCCCAAACGAACGAGTCCGCTCCGGAGGATATCCCCCTGCCCTCTCTCCCGGATACCCTTTCTTCACAACGTCCGGTAAAGATCGATCACATCTTTATTCTGGGAAACCGCCGCACACGTCCCTCCATTATTCTGCGTGAAGTAGATGTAACCGAGGGGGAAGTATACCGGCGGGACGCCCTGGTGGAAATTCTGGAAGCAGACCGAAATAAGATTTTCAATACCAGCCTATTTACCACCGTAAGGGTATCTATTGTAGACGTAGGCCCTTATAAAGTAGACATTATCATAAGCCTGCAGGAACGCTGGTATACATTCCCGGTCCCTATCTTCTCACTGGCAGACCGTAATTTTAATGACTGGTGGGTCAACCAGGAAGGTGACCTGAGCCGTGTGGAGTATGGCCTTAAGTTCTACCAGTACAACATGCGCGGCCGCAATGAACGGCTGAAACTACAGGCGCAATTTGGTTTTACTCAAAAATTCGAACTGGGGTATAGAATGCCCTACATAGACCGGGCACAGAAAAACGGCCTGAACCTGCGCCTTAGTTACCTTGAAAACAACAGCGTAGCTTATCAGACCCTTGAGCACAAGCTGGTCTTCCTGGACCTGGAAAGGCCAATAAAAGAACAGTGGAACGCTGCCATAGAATGGCGGCACAGAAACTCATTTTACACCTCGCATAATGTAGAGCTGGCCTACAGGCAGCGTACCATTGCAGATACGCTGGCCATGGTGAACCCGGGCTACTTCCTGGAGGGCCAGACCCGTCAGCGCTATTTCTACCTTGAGTACCGCTTTACTCATGACAAGCGTGATATCCGGGCTTATCCGCTTCATGGCTACCTGCTCAACCTGTCAGCCTCCCGCTATGGCCTGGGCATGTGGGATGATATAGACCTGACCAGGCTTAATGCTGATTATGTTAAATTCTGGGAGCTGGATAAGAATCTTTTTTTTAGTAATGATGTGGGGGTTCAGGTCTCACTGCCGGAAAGGCAACCCTATAATAACTTTGCAGGCCTGGGCTACAGCCAATCCCTGGTACGGGGCTATGAGCTTTACGTGATACCCGGCCAGCACTATTTCCTGAACCGGAGCACACTGAGGCTAAGGCTTTTTGAAGGAGAGAAAAGCCTTGGGAAGCTTATGCCGCTTAAGCAGTTCAGGAATATACCTATTGCTATCTACTTAAAAACCTACCTGGATCAGGGCTATGTGGTGAGTGATAACTTTTTTCCGGGAAATGAGCAGTTTTCCAATACCTGGCTGGGTGGTACGGGTATAGGGCTTGACATCGTCACTTTCTATGACGGTGTGATCCGGCTGGAATACTCTCTGAATAATGCCGGCGAGGCAGGCTTTTTCCTGCACATGAATGCAGACTTCTGA
- a CDS encoding prolipoprotein diacylglyceryl transferase, which produces MHQLAFIVWDPIPELPYIAEWLNWPVRWYGLMFVLGFLVSQQIMFYFFNKDGRPVKDVETLTVYMIFATIIGARLGHMFFYDFDRVLEEPLSIFYIHQGGLASHGGAIGILFALWLYARSRKDQSYFWILDRIVIVVALVGALIRFGNFVNSEILGKPTGTDSGVVFAHVAEQTVYGIDPNQEAFETVEARKATSEEAAGLDGQVVMLDIVFLPQLKDRNSIERILQNNIKAALTYPGVEEQVYLPDGKINYTLASEGGQFKASIPMMGVPRHPAQLYESFYCILIFLFLFWLWKTKRHRLPEGHIFALFLIILFSLRFVDEFFKENQEAFEDSLALNMGQILSIPLVLAGIAILIFIHRKKDNKPREVEA; this is translated from the coding sequence ATGCACCAATTAGCTTTCATAGTCTGGGATCCAATACCAGAGCTTCCCTATATCGCAGAATGGTTAAACTGGCCTGTGCGCTGGTACGGACTTATGTTCGTGCTTGGCTTCCTGGTTAGTCAGCAGATCATGTTCTATTTTTTTAATAAGGACGGACGCCCGGTAAAAGACGTGGAGACGCTTACTGTTTACATGATTTTTGCCACCATCATCGGGGCGAGGCTTGGTCATATGTTTTTCTATGATTTTGACCGGGTGCTGGAGGAGCCTCTCAGTATCTTCTATATTCATCAGGGTGGACTAGCTTCTCATGGCGGGGCTATTGGTATTCTTTTCGCTCTTTGGCTGTATGCCCGGAGCCGGAAAGACCAGAGTTACTTCTGGATTCTGGACAGGATCGTGATCGTGGTAGCCTTAGTAGGAGCGCTTATCCGTTTTGGTAATTTTGTTAACTCCGAAATACTGGGAAAGCCCACGGGTACCGACTCCGGGGTAGTATTTGCCCATGTGGCTGAGCAGACAGTTTACGGCATAGACCCTAACCAGGAGGCCTTTGAAACTGTAGAAGCCCGCAAAGCCACCAGCGAGGAGGCCGCCGGCCTTGATGGTCAGGTGGTGATGCTGGACATCGTATTTTTACCTCAGCTAAAGGACCGGAACTCCATCGAGCGAATCCTGCAAAACAATATAAAGGCAGCCCTTACCTATCCTGGCGTAGAAGAGCAGGTATACCTGCCTGATGGCAAGATCAACTACACCCTTGCTTCTGAGGGAGGTCAGTTTAAGGCGAGTATTCCTATGATGGGGGTGCCACGCCACCCGGCCCAGCTTTATGAGTCGTTCTACTGTATTCTGATATTCCTGTTCCTCTTCTGGCTCTGGAAGACTAAGCGCCACCGGCTACCGGAGGGTCATATCTTCGCTCTCTTCCTCATTATCTTATTTTCCCTTCGCTTTGTGGATGAGTTCTTCAAAGAAAACCAGGAGGCTTTTGAAGATAGCCTTGCCCTGAATATGGGACAAATACTGAGTATTCCTCTTGTGCTGGCCGGGATAGCGATACTGATTTTCATTCATCGAAAAAAAGACAATAAGCCGAGAGAGGTAGAGGCTTAA
- the nadE gene encoding NAD(+) synthase → MAITRIAGAALNQTPLDWQGNLRHIKQAIKMAKEAEVKLLCLPELCITGYGCEDLFLSKWLPEKVLSFLPEIASWCKDIDVVVGLPIAFGDYLYNCACMISDGAIQGFYAKQFMALDGVHYEPRWFRPWPSGKKETIEINGETYPLGDVTFQLREWHVGFEICEDAWHENERPACRLLGTDVNLILNPSASHFALSKSAFRESLVSNSSRKFGCTYLYANLLGNESGRMIFDGEILISQKGSILARNERLSFKEVNLVYADVDTEQKLPSQSPFQYDTHDEVEEFTLATTLALYDYCRKSRSKGFILSLSGGADSSACAVLVAETVKRGLSEVGRAAFLEKTGMTQLHDEMQGLSEAAAGRLVMKHWLTTAYQGTVNSSEDTYLSAKELADNLGATFYHWKIDEEVASYTAKIEKSIGRKLTWEQDDITLQNIQARARSPIIWMLANLNNALLLTTSNRSEGDVGYATMDGDTSGSIGPIAGIDKYFLLQWLRYAQKELGYTGLQRVNSLTPSAELRPPGETQTDEKDLMPYAMLVAIERLAIRDHLSPVQVYHALRENHPELSPKVLKDYITKFFRLWSRNQWKRERLAPSFHLDDFNVDPRTWARFPILSGGFSEELKALDNA, encoded by the coding sequence ATGGCTATAACCCGTATAGCAGGCGCAGCCCTAAACCAGACCCCTCTGGACTGGCAGGGAAACCTTCGGCATATTAAACAGGCCATTAAAATGGCTAAAGAAGCTGAAGTGAAGCTGTTATGCCTACCTGAACTTTGTATTACAGGCTATGGCTGCGAAGACTTATTCCTAAGCAAATGGCTCCCTGAGAAAGTCCTCTCCTTCCTTCCTGAGATAGCCTCATGGTGTAAGGACATAGATGTGGTGGTAGGGCTGCCAATAGCTTTTGGAGATTACTTGTATAACTGTGCCTGCATGATTAGTGACGGGGCCATTCAGGGGTTTTATGCCAAACAGTTCATGGCACTGGATGGCGTACACTATGAGCCGCGCTGGTTCAGGCCCTGGCCATCAGGAAAAAAGGAAACGATAGAAATTAATGGTGAGACATACCCTTTGGGTGATGTCACCTTTCAGCTACGCGAATGGCATGTAGGGTTTGAAATTTGTGAAGACGCCTGGCACGAAAACGAGCGACCTGCCTGCCGGCTATTGGGCACAGATGTAAACCTTATACTGAACCCCAGTGCCAGCCACTTTGCTCTTTCCAAGTCTGCCTTCCGGGAGTCACTCGTATCGAATAGCAGCCGAAAGTTTGGCTGTACCTATCTATATGCCAACCTCCTGGGGAATGAGTCCGGCCGGATGATCTTTGACGGCGAAATTCTGATCTCTCAAAAGGGAAGCATTCTTGCGCGTAACGAGAGGTTGTCATTCAAGGAGGTGAACCTTGTATATGCTGATGTGGACACTGAGCAAAAGCTGCCTTCCCAGAGCCCATTTCAATACGATACTCATGATGAAGTGGAGGAGTTTACCCTGGCAACCACGCTGGCCCTGTATGACTACTGCCGCAAAAGCCGCAGCAAGGGGTTTATCCTTTCACTGAGCGGCGGAGCAGACTCTTCGGCCTGTGCGGTGCTGGTGGCTGAAACCGTGAAACGCGGACTTTCTGAGGTGGGCCGGGCGGCTTTTCTTGAAAAGACCGGTATGACGCAGCTTCATGATGAAATGCAGGGACTGTCTGAGGCAGCCGCAGGACGTTTGGTCATGAAACACTGGCTCACGACGGCCTACCAGGGCACGGTAAACTCCAGTGAAGACACTTACCTGTCTGCCAAAGAGCTGGCAGATAACCTTGGAGCAACCTTTTACCACTGGAAGATAGACGAAGAGGTGGCCAGCTACACGGCTAAAATTGAAAAGTCTATTGGCCGTAAGCTTACATGGGAACAGGATGACATAACCTTGCAAAATATACAGGCCCGGGCACGTTCACCTATCATCTGGATGCTGGCAAACCTGAACAATGCACTACTGCTCACTACGTCTAACCGCAGCGAAGGTGATGTAGGCTATGCCACTATGGATGGCGATACCAGTGGCAGTATTGGCCCGATTGCGGGCATTGATAAATATTTTCTGCTACAATGGCTCAGGTACGCTCAAAAAGAGCTTGGCTATACCGGCTTACAACGGGTTAACAGCCTTACGCCTTCCGCAGAGCTGCGTCCTCCCGGAGAGACTCAAACCGATGAGAAAGACCTAATGCCCTACGCTATGCTTGTGGCAATAGAGCGGCTGGCCATTCGTGATCACCTCTCGCCTGTTCAGGTTTATCATGCACTGCGGGAGAACCATCCGGAGCTTTCACCAAAAGTACTGAAAGACTATATTACCAAATTCTTCCGTTTGTGGTCACGCAACCAATGGAAGCGCGAACGGCTTGCGCCGTCTTTCCACCTGGATGATTTTAATGTGGATCCCCGGACCTGGGCGCGTTTCCCTATTCTTTCCGGAGGGTTTTCGGAAGAACTGAAGGCTTTGGATAATGCCTAA
- the rnc gene encoding ribonuclease III produces the protein MYLLLRRLFNLGKTYTDKEKGLINAISNIVGSKPVNITLYKLSLKHTSIARETTGGVKESNERLEYLGDAVLGAVIAEYLFMKFPFKDEGFLTDIRSRIVNRESLNQLAKKIGLSQLVEYDTRRKTPLSHKSLYGDTLEAFVGAIYLDRGYQFCRRFIIQKLIVPHYDLEEIIATNPNFKSVIIEWSQKENRDVRFEIINITDKNQYKEFTAQLFVDGDPVSKGHGFSKKKAEQDAAKRACEALNI, from the coding sequence GTGTACCTGCTGCTGCGGAGACTATTCAATCTTGGAAAGACCTATACAGATAAGGAGAAAGGGCTAATAAATGCTATCAGCAATATTGTTGGTAGCAAGCCCGTCAATATCACTCTGTATAAACTTTCTTTGAAGCATACCTCCATAGCGCGTGAGACTACAGGTGGTGTAAAAGAAAGTAATGAACGCCTGGAATACCTGGGTGACGCTGTGCTCGGCGCTGTAATTGCGGAGTACCTGTTCATGAAATTTCCCTTTAAGGATGAAGGTTTTCTCACTGACATCCGTTCAAGAATAGTAAACAGGGAATCACTTAACCAGCTGGCAAAGAAAATCGGCCTGAGCCAATTGGTGGAGTATGACACCCGCCGTAAAACACCGCTTTCTCATAAATCCCTATACGGAGACACGCTGGAAGCATTTGTCGGTGCTATCTACCTCGACCGGGGCTATCAGTTCTGCAGGCGCTTTATCATACAAAAGCTAATCGTGCCTCATTACGACCTGGAGGAGATTATTGCTACTAATCCCAACTTCAAAAGTGTCATCATTGAATGGTCACAAAAAGAAAATCGCGACGTGCGGTTTGAGATCATTAATATTACCGACAAAAACCAGTACAAAGAATTTACTGCCCAGCTTTTCGTAGATGGCGATCCGGTAAGCAAGGGGCATGGCTTCAGTAAGAAAAAGGCTGAGCAGGATGCTGCCAAACGCGCCTGTGAAGCGCTTAACATCTGA